One Cottoperca gobio unplaced genomic scaffold, fCotGob3.1 fCotGob3_460arrow_ctg1, whole genome shotgun sequence DNA window includes the following coding sequences:
- the LOC115006078 gene encoding LOW QUALITY PROTEIN: phospholipase A2-like (The sequence of the model RefSeq protein was modified relative to this genomic sequence to represent the inferred CDS: deleted 1 base in 1 codon) produces MTAFCRILLLLCVAAAPAVTRRSQRTRRGLLELAGAIKCSTGRSALSYMMYGCYCGLGGQGWPRDKADWCCHRHDCCYGDAEHHGCRTKTDQYQWTCEDKKVECDDLKDKCEKLLWKCDREAAKCLRKAPFMKKYAMWPDFLCGHDHPMCNMY; encoded by the exons ATGACTGCCTTCTGCCGGATCCTTCTCCTGCTGTGTG TGGCCGCGGCCCCTGCGGTGACACGCAGGTCCCAGAGGACCAGGAGGGGGCTGCTGGAGCTGGCGGGAGCCATCAAATGCAGCACGGGGAGATCTGCGTTGTCCTACATGATGTACGGATGCTACTGTGGACTGGGTGGGCAAGGCTGGCCCAGAGACAAGGCAGACTG GTGTTGCCACAGGCATGACTGCTGTTATGGAGACGCAGAACATCATGGCTGCCGAACCAAAACAGACCAGTATCAGTGGACGTGTGAGGACAAGAAAGTGGAGTGTG ATGATTTGAAGGACAAATGTGAGAAGCTGCTGTGG AAGTGTGACAGAGAGGCGGCCAAGTGTTTGAGAAAAGCACCTTTCATGAAGAAATATGCCATGTGGCCAGATTTCCTCTGCGGCCACGATCATCCAATGTGTAATATGTACTGA